The segment TACCATCGGAAGAACGATACTCAATTAAAAGGAAAGTATCAAACAAGGGAAATGACTTCTCTATAGAGATATCCGTATAAATAAGATACGGTTTAAAATCTTCTGGCTGCCAGTTTCTTCGTTGGTCTGACCCATGATAAATTAAACAAATATTTTTTATCTCAAAACTACGGATATTTTCCTCTGCCCATAGATAGTTACATAAAAAAAGAATAAAAATATGTATTATCAGAGCAATCTTTGTAATAGTAAATTTTCCTTTCATGGGTATACCTCCCTTCTCACATAAAAACAAAACATGCAAAAATATTTAAGAGACTTTTAAGTGCTTATACTTACTCGACACTTCTCTTATAATTTTTGTTATTAAAAGAAATAAACAATGTTTAAATATAACCGCCTGAAAAAGATTTTTCAAAATTGTATTTTCTTAACCTCGGATTTTTCCTGTATTTTATTGGACAATTAAAATCGCTTAAATTTTTATTTTTTCTCTTGACTTTTACAATATATTGTGGTATTGTAATAATTTGCACTCTATATAATGTGATTTTTGATATAATATTAGAAAATTAAAGATAAGGCGATAACATGAAAAATATATTATAAGGTTTTACATTATGTCACCAGATATTCTTGTAGAAGTGGGAAGAAAAGCAATTTGGATAACACTCATGATTTCTGCGCCGATGTTACTTACGGGGATGTTAGTCGGGCTTGTAATTAGTATTCTGCAATCTGTAACACAGATACAGGAAATTACCTTAACATTTGTTCCAAAAATTTTAGCGGTTTTTATTGTTTTTTTAATTGCGATACCGTGGATTTCAAGTGTCCTGATTGTTTTTACGCAAGATTTGTTTAATCAAATTCTTGAATTTTCGCGACTATGAA is part of the Candidatus Hydrogenedens sp. genome and harbors:
- the fliQ gene encoding flagellar biosynthesis protein FliQ, whose protein sequence is MSPDILVEVGRKAIWITLMISAPMLLTGMLVGLVISILQSVTQIQEITLTFVPKILAVFIVFLIAIPWISSVLIVFTQDLFNQILEFSRL